A section of the Deltaproteobacteria bacterium genome encodes:
- a CDS encoding cytochrome c oxidase subunit II: protein MKKLLTAAFAPLAVLFMAGVAMAGEYGEAGVAKKINDPAAGWDKLWHHTLIDITVIGVIVALIVIILLIKYRAKHEGAVGKSPKLSTGMMLGWALIPAFAFMADDFFLALKGWNLFNDYRKVPAERYEINMTASMWNWQFSYPNGAETNNELVVAKGKPVMLKMKSTDVVHSLYIQEYRVKEDAMPGRITYMWFYPKANGEFIMTCAEFCGVLHSKMFGKVKVLEPAEFDKWLEEHKPAATESKEGNKS from the coding sequence ATGAAGAAACTTCTTACGGCGGCCTTTGCGCCGCTTGCCGTGTTGTTTATGGCAGGTGTCGCCATGGCCGGCGAGTACGGGGAGGCCGGGGTCGCAAAAAAAATCAACGACCCGGCTGCTGGTTGGGACAAGCTGTGGCATCACACCCTGATAGACATAACCGTTATAGGGGTAATAGTTGCACTAATAGTTATTATACTCCTTATAAAGTACAGGGCAAAGCACGAGGGGGCGGTGGGAAAATCGCCAAAGCTCTCGACCGGAATGATGCTTGGGTGGGCGCTTATTCCGGCGTTCGCATTCATGGCCGACGACTTCTTTCTCGCGCTAAAGGGATGGAACCTGTTTAACGATTATAGAAAGGTTCCGGCAGAGCGCTACGAAATCAACATGACGGCCTCGATGTGGAACTGGCAATTCAGTTATCCAAACGGCGCGGAAACGAACAACGAGCTCGTTGTTGCCAAGGGTAAGCCCGTCATGCTCAAGATGAAAAGCACGGACGTTGTGCACAGCCTCTATATCCAGGAATACAGGGTTAAGGAAGACGCCATGCCCGGCAGGATTACTTACATGTGGTTCTATCCAAAGGCAAACGGCGAGTTCATAATGACATGCGCCGAGTTCTGCGGAGTGCTTCACAGTAAGATGTTTGGCAAGGTCAAGGTGCTCGAGCCTGCAGAGTTCGATAAGTGGCTCGAGGAACACAAGCCTGCTGCGACGGAGTCAAAGGAGGGGAATAAGTCATGA
- a CDS encoding SCO family protein, producing MSVLAAALFFACAPRAWAEFGPKPGKTTLDPGVLMIDEDKYLGANVIADYALVDSKGAALNLKDFLGKPLILVLSYYDCEGACPTLNRELSKMLESLKRTRAGEDYRVLTLSFDKEDTDSKMTHFASMLGLSDGLGKGWTVARFKDNGDIKKFTDSVGYRFYWSTRERLFIHPSAYIVASPEGRITRVLYGAYSGAKDMELAVLEAKSGKETGSKFRDISDMITVGCYSYNYSSGKYTLNYPLIISAASLFFGVSLVIGALLLKKRGNKEEGI from the coding sequence ATGTCGGTTCTGGCAGCGGCGCTGTTTTTCGCGTGCGCACCCAGGGCTTGGGCGGAGTTTGGCCCGAAGCCCGGCAAGACCACCCTTGACCCCGGCGTGCTCATGATAGACGAGGATAAGTACCTTGGCGCGAATGTTATTGCCGATTACGCTCTCGTTGATTCGAAAGGCGCTGCCTTAAATCTCAAGGACTTTCTCGGCAAACCGTTAATCCTCGTTCTTTCTTATTACGACTGCGAAGGCGCGTGCCCCACTCTAAACAGGGAGCTGTCGAAGATGCTCGAATCCCTGAAGAGAACCAGGGCAGGCGAAGACTACCGCGTGCTTACGCTGTCGTTCGATAAGGAAGATACCGATTCGAAGATGACTCACTTTGCCTCCATGCTCGGGCTTTCCGACGGGCTTGGCAAGGGCTGGACGGTTGCGCGGTTCAAGGATAACGGCGACATAAAGAAGTTCACCGATTCCGTCGGTTACCGTTTTTACTGGTCAACGCGGGAGAGGCTCTTTATCCACCCGAGCGCGTATATTGTTGCTTCGCCCGAGGGGCGCATAACGCGCGTTCTCTACGGCGCGTATTCGGGCGCAAAGGATATGGAGCTTGCCGTGCTCGAGGCAAAGAGCGGCAAGGAAACAGGCTCCAAGTTCAGGGACATAAGCGACATGATAACGGTCGGCTGCTACAGCTACAATTATTCGAGCGGAAAGTATACGTTAAACTATCCGCTCATCATAAGTGCGGCATCGCTCTTTTTCGGCGTGTCGCTTGTTATAGGCGCTTTATTACTCAAAAAGAGAGGCAATAAGGAGGAGGGCATATGA
- a CDS encoding heme-copper oxidase subunit III, whose product MSDHASEQHWETSIYPFIISVGILFLIPLAFAFQFVYKMPMLAVFSFGIGVILTVYGVAGWVGEAVSVKTEVGLTPVAMPWFILAEAFIFIGFFAAYWVTRITYDGNWPPPGTPAHMPILVPIIMTVILLASSVTIHVAETKLEKGDNSGFMSWLIITIILGIFFLGFSAKEWSNLFGEGFYPKTNIYATSFFSITGFHASHVLVGICAFIAVALAAAKGKIHHTFTKSASIYWHFVDIIWFFVVTQIYFW is encoded by the coding sequence ATGAGCGATCACGCATCAGAGCAGCACTGGGAAACAAGTATATACCCGTTTATCATTAGCGTCGGTATACTGTTTCTCATACCGCTGGCATTCGCATTTCAGTTCGTTTACAAAATGCCGATGCTTGCGGTTTTTTCATTCGGTATAGGCGTAATACTAACTGTCTACGGAGTGGCAGGCTGGGTAGGCGAGGCTGTTAGCGTCAAAACAGAGGTCGGGCTGACGCCGGTAGCAATGCCGTGGTTCATTTTGGCAGAGGCCTTCATATTCATCGGGTTCTTCGCAGCCTACTGGGTAACGAGGATAACCTATGACGGCAACTGGCCGCCTCCGGGAACACCGGCGCACATGCCAATACTCGTGCCAATCATAATGACCGTTATCCTTCTTGCCTCGAGCGTTACCATCCACGTGGCAGAGACAAAGCTCGAAAAGGGCGATAATTCCGGGTTCATGAGCTGGCTCATCATTACCATCATACTCGGCATATTTTTCCTCGGGTTCTCGGCAAAGGAATGGTCAAACCTCTTTGGCGAAGGGTTTTATCCGAAGACCAATATCTATGCAACATCGTTTTTCTCGATTACCGGCTTCCATGCCTCGCACGTGCTGGTTGGAATATGCGCCTTTATAGCAGTAGCGCTTGCTGCGGCAAAGGGCAAGATCCACCACACATTCACAAAGAGCGCCAGCATATACTGGCACTTTGTAGACATCATCTGGTTCTTTGTCGTAACGCAGATATACTTCTGGTGA
- a CDS encoding Rrf2 family transcriptional regulator, with the protein MFRLSRGSEYAIRGILHLALEPVGKISFIEEIAEAQEVPKAYLAKIFQTLCKKGFLKSTRGPGGGFALIKSASDISMLEIIEAMEGPINLNDCLIRKGYCSREKRCPVHDVWRDAQDRFLDYLRNCSFQKLADDSRVKQAAAGL; encoded by the coding sequence TTGTTCAGATTAAGCAGAGGCTCGGAGTATGCCATACGCGGAATACTGCATCTTGCGCTTGAGCCTGTTGGTAAGATTTCCTTTATAGAGGAGATTGCCGAGGCACAGGAAGTGCCAAAGGCGTATCTTGCCAAGATCTTCCAGACGCTTTGCAAAAAAGGATTTCTAAAGTCAACGCGCGGCCCGGGCGGCGGCTTTGCTCTTATAAAGAGCGCAAGCGATATCTCCATGCTCGAGATAATCGAGGCAATGGAGGGGCCAATCAACCTAAATGATTGTCTTATAAGAAAAGGCTATTGCTCGCGCGAAAAAAGATGCCCTGTGCACGATGTGTGGCGCGATGCGCAGGACAGGTTCCTGGACTATTTGCGTAATTGCAGCTTTCAAAAGCTTGCCGACGACAGCCGCGTTAAACAGGCTGCGGCAGGCTTGTAG
- the gatC gene encoding Asp-tRNA(Asn)/Glu-tRNA(Gln) amidotransferase subunit GatC, whose protein sequence is MAITRKDVEHVAVLARLELTEEEKDLYTKQLGRILGHVETISKADTSSVAKLGTKSTERLTPLRPDTVAPSLDRDAALGNSPESADGCFKVPKVIE, encoded by the coding sequence ATGGCAATAACAAGAAAAGACGTAGAACATGTGGCAGTGCTTGCGAGGCTTGAGCTTACGGAAGAGGAAAAAGACCTCTACACAAAGCAGCTCGGACGAATTCTCGGGCACGTAGAAACCATCTCAAAGGCCGACACAAGTAGCGTTGCAAAACTCGGCACCAAGTCCACGGAGCGGCTCACTCCGCTTCGGCCAGACACAGTAGCCCCGTCCCTTGACAGGGATGCTGCGCTTGGAAACTCGCCCGAGAGCGCGGATGGATGCTTCAAGGTTCCAAAGGTTATAGAATAA
- a CDS encoding TonB-dependent receptor, with product MFRAFINVLVMGIFLFIFALPFNAAAEGEDQGTETPAVSSEAAATEDKKDEEEPSDVTVTATRSEAEVNKISADATVITKEDIEDSTSRTVPDVLEDTHGIIVRDFFGMGTKSTVDMRGFARGVNTAILVDGRKVNAIDLSGVDWNLIQLENVERIEVVRGTSSVLYGDNATSGVINIITKKHKRPGAHLIAEGSYRNERTLLDVGGSNGRTGINLSFLDRKEEGYRENSDFDSTDVNATLTHDLTDKLHLDLFGSYHKDTQGYPGYLSKAEVKANRTQTHSPQDSADYKQNAKGADLAFQASPGTELSLSYGSSDRSTDSSMFFTGGDTWSMNRDTTTDDIKVKAVFESTSALRKNTLTMGADFQNAEAEGISEYNMPLWAYISTTESKVSKDENAVYMYNTFNATKDLSIEAGYRLNRTLFKDRIHNTDNFGSDTMGFGKNLFENNAAKAGVTFNHTEGGKLFVSYATGFRLPTTDELFAFDGTIVPLKPEKTKTIEAGFVQPVTENISLGVTAYKTRLKNELYYNPFARYDSFWMMFIGENQNLDKTMHEGIEGHITAELPKRVKLNLNWTYMNAKFESGTYADMSNNHWRIKGNTIPLIPRNSGNATAVIAVTDSLKVSAAVNYVGKRYFDSDNSNTSKKLESYSTLDLKLDYKNGNFELYAGADNVFSDEHSEYGVKGSAGQLVYYPSPEISLYGGAKVRF from the coding sequence ATGTTTCGCGCATTTATTAATGTGCTCGTAATGGGCATTTTTCTATTCATATTCGCACTGCCGTTTAACGCGGCTGCGGAAGGCGAAGACCAAGGCACGGAAACACCGGCGGTTTCAAGCGAAGCAGCGGCAACCGAAGATAAGAAGGACGAAGAAGAACCCTCGGACGTAACCGTAACAGCCACAAGGAGCGAGGCCGAGGTAAATAAAATATCCGCGGACGCAACAGTCATAACAAAAGAGGACATAGAGGACTCGACTTCGAGGACCGTCCCGGATGTCCTCGAGGACACGCACGGAATAATAGTCAGGGACTTCTTTGGCATGGGCACGAAATCCACCGTCGACATGCGGGGCTTTGCCAGAGGGGTCAACACTGCCATCCTCGTAGACGGCAGAAAGGTTAACGCAATAGACCTAAGCGGCGTTGACTGGAACCTTATACAGCTCGAAAACGTCGAGAGAATAGAGGTTGTTCGCGGCACATCGAGCGTTCTCTACGGCGACAACGCGACATCGGGCGTAATAAACATCATCACCAAGAAACACAAACGCCCGGGCGCTCACCTTATTGCCGAGGGCTCTTACAGAAACGAACGTACGCTATTAGATGTCGGCGGCTCGAACGGAAGAACAGGGATAAACCTTAGCTTCCTCGATCGCAAAGAGGAAGGCTACCGCGAAAACAGCGACTTCGACTCAACGGACGTGAACGCCACACTCACCCACGACCTGACGGACAAACTGCACCTCGACCTCTTCGGCTCCTATCATAAAGATACGCAAGGGTATCCGGGGTATCTAAGCAAAGCGGAAGTGAAGGCGAACAGAACACAAACTCACTCCCCGCAAGACAGCGCGGATTACAAACAGAACGCAAAAGGAGCTGACCTTGCCTTCCAGGCAAGCCCCGGGACGGAACTTTCGCTCTCTTACGGCTCATCGGACCGCTCAACCGACAGCTCGATGTTTTTCACGGGCGGCGACACATGGAGCATGAACAGGGATACCACTACCGACGACATCAAGGTAAAGGCCGTATTCGAATCAACCTCGGCCCTCAGGAAAAATACGCTTACCATGGGTGCGGACTTCCAGAACGCCGAGGCAGAAGGCATATCGGAATACAATATGCCGCTATGGGCCTACATATCCACGACCGAATCCAAGGTATCCAAGGACGAAAACGCTGTTTATATGTATAATACGTTTAATGCAACTAAAGACCTCTCGATAGAAGCAGGCTACAGGCTAAACAGGACGCTTTTTAAGGACCGCATACACAATACCGACAACTTCGGTTCCGACACCATGGGGTTTGGCAAGAACCTCTTTGAGAATAACGCGGCAAAGGCAGGCGTGACATTCAACCACACAGAGGGCGGAAAACTCTTCGTAAGCTACGCAACAGGCTTCAGGCTGCCTACAACCGACGAGCTGTTTGCCTTCGACGGCACCATAGTGCCGCTAAAGCCGGAGAAAACAAAAACCATCGAGGCAGGCTTTGTGCAGCCCGTAACCGAAAACATATCGCTTGGCGTTACGGCATACAAAACCCGCTTGAAAAACGAACTCTACTACAACCCGTTTGCCAGGTACGACTCCTTCTGGATGATGTTTATCGGCGAGAACCAGAACCTCGACAAAACAATGCACGAAGGCATCGAAGGGCACATTACGGCAGAACTCCCCAAAAGGGTCAAACTAAACCTCAACTGGACATACATGAACGCAAAGTTCGAGTCCGGAACATACGCAGACATGAGCAACAACCACTGGAGAATAAAAGGCAACACCATACCGCTCATCCCCCGTAACAGCGGCAACGCAACGGCCGTAATAGCCGTAACTGATTCGCTGAAAGTCTCGGCTGCCGTGAACTATGTTGGCAAGAGATACTTTGACAGCGACAACAGCAATACGTCGAAAAAACTCGAGAGCTACTCAACCCTCGACTTAAAGCTCGACTACAAAAACGGGAACTTCGAGCTCTACGCCGGGGCTGACAACGTGTTTAGCGACGAACACTCCGAGTACGGCGTAAAGGGCTCGGCCGGACAGCTCGTGTACTACCCCTCGCCCGAGATAAGCCTCTACGGCGGAGCAAAAGTAAGGTTCTAA
- the cobT gene encoding nicotinate-nucleotide--dimethylbenzimidazole phosphoribosyltransferase → MTPLIEKTLASIKPVDEQSLEAARKRLDTLTKPKGSLGRLEDIAASIASIRRNPRPDKLKKAVFTFAADHGVTGEGVSAYPKEVTAQMVLNFIGNGAAINALARAASAHHAVIDVGVDYDFDKSAPIVHKKVLKGTKNMTKGPAMTRAEAERCIEVGIEMAAEYADKGFTLYGTGEMGIGNTTASSAIASLYTGFSAAEVTGRGTGIDDAVLLKKISAIEKAIIVNTPDKNDPVGALAKIGGAEIGAITGLCLGAAARNIPVVVDGFISGAAALIACAMNPHVRKYLLHSHLSAEKGHAAVLLKLGAKPILDLGMRLGEGTGAAVAMLVIDAAMAAYSEMATFEDAGVAGKNNETSEKAV, encoded by the coding sequence ATGACGCCTCTCATAGAAAAAACACTGGCATCCATAAAGCCCGTTGACGAACAAAGCCTGGAAGCGGCAAGAAAAAGGCTCGATACCCTTACCAAACCCAAAGGCAGCCTCGGCCGCCTCGAGGACATTGCCGCGTCTATCGCCTCGATAAGACGCAACCCGAGGCCCGACAAGCTTAAAAAGGCCGTATTCACCTTCGCAGCCGACCACGGCGTTACAGGGGAAGGTGTTTCCGCCTACCCGAAGGAAGTAACGGCGCAGATGGTGCTTAACTTTATCGGCAACGGAGCCGCAATCAACGCCCTTGCAAGGGCCGCGTCCGCGCACCATGCGGTAATAGACGTCGGCGTTGACTACGACTTCGACAAAAGCGCGCCGATAGTTCACAAAAAAGTACTCAAGGGCACGAAGAACATGACAAAAGGCCCGGCAATGACGCGCGCGGAGGCCGAAAGATGCATCGAGGTTGGCATCGAAATGGCCGCCGAATACGCCGACAAAGGCTTCACTCTATACGGCACCGGAGAGATGGGCATAGGCAACACAACGGCATCGAGCGCCATCGCATCGCTCTATACCGGTTTTTCGGCAGCAGAGGTAACAGGCAGGGGCACAGGCATAGACGACGCCGTGCTCTTGAAAAAGATATCTGCCATAGAAAAAGCCATTATTGTAAACACCCCGGACAAAAACGACCCTGTCGGCGCGCTCGCAAAGATAGGCGGCGCGGAAATCGGCGCGATAACAGGGCTCTGTCTCGGGGCCGCGGCAAGAAATATCCCGGTCGTTGTGGACGGTTTCATCTCCGGCGCAGCGGCCCTCATAGCCTGCGCCATGAACCCTCATGTGAGAAAATACCTGCTGCACTCGCACCTCTCGGCTGAAAAAGGGCACGCTGCCGTGCTTCTAAAGCTCGGGGCAAAACCGATACTAGACCTCGGCATGAGGCTTGGCGAAGGCACCGGGGCGGCAGTTGCAATGCTCGTAATAGACGCTGCCATGGCAGCATACTCTGAAATGGCGACATTCGAGGATGCCGGCGTTGCCGGGAAAAATAACGAAACATCCGAAAAGGCAGTATGA
- the cobU gene encoding bifunctional adenosylcobinamide kinase/adenosylcobinamide-phosphate guanylyltransferase, whose protein sequence is MTKEAGRFTFITGGRRSGKSSHALELAKKTGKKKLFIATAIAYDSEMMERISRHKKERGAGWRTIEEPVKVAKTLNGLKGFDVAVIDCLTLWLFNITHGSAASDNAILKEINALALAIENCKTPVIAVSNELGMGVIPEAASTRRFTDLAGFMNQRMAKSAANAVAMISGIPMQLKKTS, encoded by the coding sequence ATGACGAAGGAAGCCGGACGCTTCACGTTCATAACAGGCGGCAGAAGAAGCGGCAAAAGCTCGCACGCGCTTGAACTTGCGAAAAAGACCGGAAAAAAGAAGCTCTTTATCGCAACCGCCATTGCCTACGACTCCGAGATGATGGAGCGCATCTCGCGCCATAAGAAAGAACGCGGCGCTGGGTGGCGCACCATCGAGGAGCCGGTCAAGGTGGCAAAGACCCTTAACGGGCTAAAGGGCTTCGACGTGGCCGTAATCGACTGTTTAACCCTCTGGCTCTTTAACATTACGCACGGAAGCGCTGCCTCGGACAATGCGATACTAAAGGAAATAAACGCGCTGGCCCTGGCGATAGAAAACTGCAAAACGCCGGTAATCGCAGTGTCGAACGAACTTGGCATGGGCGTCATACCGGAGGCAGCCTCCACGCGAAGGTTTACAGACCTTGCGGGGTTCATGAACCAGCGCATGGCAAAGAGCGCAGCAAACGCCGTTGCAATGATATCGGGCATACCGATGCAACTCAAGAAAACTTCGTAG
- the cobS gene encoding adenosylcobinamide-GDP ribazoletransferase, which yields MRAFFTAFQFLTILRPWTGLSPTATDTGRSVMFFPAVGMLLGALSLALHMAASPALPPEITAAIIIALLFVLTGALHTDGFMDTVDALAGGSTPEERLKIMRDPAAGAIGSASVAILLLVKYSCILVLIKQNSLAALFLFPAAGRWAMALLASLGSYARENGLGLLFCKNSKANAVIASAMMLIPLIYFFKVKGIVFFIVWIFFVAALAAFFRRKLGGVTGDVFGFVSEITEAAFLVICAAKI from the coding sequence GTGCGCGCATTTTTTACTGCATTTCAATTTCTTACCATACTCAGGCCGTGGACGGGGCTTTCCCCTACTGCTACAGACACGGGGCGCTCTGTCATGTTTTTTCCGGCAGTAGGGATGCTCCTTGGCGCTCTATCGCTTGCATTGCATATGGCGGCATCTCCTGCGCTGCCGCCCGAGATAACAGCGGCGATCATTATTGCGCTCCTGTTCGTATTGACCGGGGCGCTGCACACAGACGGGTTCATGGACACGGTGGACGCGCTCGCAGGAGGCAGCACGCCGGAAGAGCGCCTTAAAATAATGAGAGACCCGGCAGCAGGAGCTATCGGCTCGGCCTCGGTTGCAATTCTCCTGCTCGTGAAATATTCGTGCATCCTTGTGCTTATAAAACAAAACTCGCTTGCCGCGTTATTTCTATTCCCTGCGGCAGGACGCTGGGCAATGGCGCTTCTTGCCTCGCTTGGCTCCTATGCCCGCGAAAACGGGCTCGGACTGCTGTTTTGCAAAAATTCGAAGGCAAACGCCGTTATCGCGTCGGCCATGATGCTTATACCGCTTATATATTTTTTCAAAGTCAAAGGAATAGTTTTTTTTATAGTCTGGATATTTTTCGTTGCCGCTCTGGCCGCGTTCTTTAGAAGAAAACTTGGCGGCGTAACAGGCGACGTGTTCGGGTTTGTCTCGGAAATCACAGAGGCCGCGTTCCTCGTTATTTGCGCGGCAAAAATTTAG
- a CDS encoding adenine nucleotide alpha hydrolase produces the protein MATGKRKKVLMAWSSGKDSSMALARLKADENIEVVALLTTVSEEYSRICMHGVRTTLLEAQAAATGLPLEKVPVLPKADNAAYDAVMHKTLCKYKDLGVEAVAFGDLFLEDIRKYREERLSLAGLHGIFPLWGEDTTGLSRSFIKNGFKAIITCVDTKALDKNFAGMDYGAAFLGALPKTVDPCGENGEFHTFCYSGPVFSWPIEFTHGESVLRDDRFYYHDLLEAQHD, from the coding sequence ATGGCAACCGGCAAACGCAAAAAAGTATTAATGGCCTGGAGCAGCGGCAAGGACAGCTCCATGGCCCTTGCACGGCTAAAGGCCGACGAAAACATAGAAGTGGTAGCGCTCCTTACAACCGTTAGCGAGGAGTATTCCAGAATCTGCATGCACGGCGTAAGGACCACGCTCCTTGAGGCCCAGGCAGCGGCAACAGGGCTGCCGCTTGAAAAAGTCCCGGTTTTGCCAAAGGCAGACAACGCGGCCTACGACGCCGTCATGCATAAAACGCTTTGCAAGTATAAAGACCTCGGAGTCGAAGCAGTTGCCTTCGGCGACCTTTTCCTCGAGGATATACGAAAATACCGCGAAGAGCGCCTTAGCCTTGCCGGGCTCCACGGGATATTCCCGCTCTGGGGCGAGGATACCACGGGGCTTTCACGAAGCTTTATAAAAAACGGCTTTAAGGCTATAATCACCTGCGTGGACACTAAGGCCTTGGATAAAAACTTCGCTGGCATGGATTACGGCGCCGCCTTCCTCGGCGCCCTGCCAAAGACCGTTGACCCGTGCGGAGAAAACGGCGAGTTCCACACATTCTGCTACTCGGGGCCGGTATTTTCGTGGCCAATCGAATTTACACACGGAGAAAGCGTTCTAAGAGACGACCGATTCTACTACCACGACCTGCTGGAGGCTCAACATGATTAA
- a CDS encoding helical backbone metal receptor has protein sequence MIKRALVILILLLTLLTAESQADKAQKAQRIVSLAPSVTETLYALGLANNIVGVTDFCNYPEDAKQKPKIGGMANPSLEAIIRAKPDVVVLTEDGNPKEIKTRLDSLGIRTVVIKARRLNELPGEIRRLGKALGAETAAARLTTALELRIHELEKKTSRRGPKKTAIFIVWPEPVMTAGANTLLNDAMISLGLDNIAKNAKTNYPVFSIEEIIRSSPDIIIIGRGSENIEEMSKGLLKKLASTKAVKEGRVYYAPESLLRLTPRAIDGMEELDKMIHAKEGR, from the coding sequence ATGATTAAACGCGCTCTCGTAATACTCATACTGCTATTAACGCTCTTGACCGCAGAAAGTCAGGCTGACAAGGCTCAGAAAGCTCAGCGTATAGTATCGCTTGCGCCAAGCGTTACGGAAACGCTCTACGCGCTTGGCCTTGCCAATAACATCGTCGGCGTAACCGACTTTTGCAACTACCCTGAAGACGCAAAGCAAAAACCGAAAATCGGCGGCATGGCCAACCCGTCTCTCGAAGCGATAATAAGGGCAAAGCCCGATGTCGTAGTCCTTACCGAGGACGGCAACCCCAAGGAAATAAAGACGCGCCTCGATTCGCTCGGAATAAGGACGGTCGTAATAAAGGCCAGGCGGTTAAACGAACTGCCGGGCGAGATACGAAGGCTTGGCAAGGCCCTTGGCGCCGAAACCGCTGCAGCGAGGCTTACGACCGCACTCGAACTTCGCATACACGAGCTCGAAAAAAAGACATCGAGGCGCGGCCCGAAAAAGACCGCCATCTTCATCGTATGGCCGGAGCCCGTAATGACAGCCGGAGCAAACACGCTCCTAAACGACGCGATGATATCCCTTGGCCTCGACAACATCGCAAAGAACGCGAAGACCAATTACCCTGTGTTCTCGATAGAGGAAATAATACGCTCCTCGCCAGACATAATAATCATAGGCAGGGGCTCCGAGAATATAGAAGAAATGTCGAAGGGGCTTCTTAAAAAACTCGCCTCGACAAAGGCCGTCAAGGAAGGCCGCGTCTACTACGCGCCGGAATCGCTTCTTAGGCTTACGCCAAGGGCAATAGACGGCATGGAAGAACTCGATAAAATGATACACGCCAAAGAGGGCCGGTAA
- a CDS encoding iron ABC transporter permease encodes MSKRRAAFIFIALPGAAAFIALICFPVFINPFNPDPVSQEILFSVRLPRVLTAILIGACLGASGAVLQGVLRNPLADPYILGISSGASFFAAFGLIISSSLLAALSVNTLAFIGAALVCVIVGWLGSKGARIVPERLLLAGIGTGFIFTSALMLLLSVSSDPGLRRALTWIFGDLSGSDWNMLPYAFVLMAAGLAITFTRLKALDALILGNELCHSLGFSPSKERLLFFVAVSLMTAASVALGGVIGFIGLLVPHIVRFSGHTTSNAVVPYSMALGAALLTVSDTAAKTIIAPTELPSGIITVLIGAPYFLYLLRKKTMLGD; translated from the coding sequence ATGAGCAAAAGGCGCGCAGCCTTCATATTCATAGCGCTTCCCGGGGCCGCGGCCTTTATTGCGCTCATCTGCTTCCCGGTCTTCATAAACCCGTTTAACCCTGACCCTGTATCGCAAGAAATACTTTTTTCAGTGCGGCTGCCGCGCGTTCTCACGGCAATTCTAATAGGAGCGTGCCTTGGCGCCTCCGGCGCAGTTCTCCAGGGAGTGCTAAGGAACCCGCTCGCGGACCCCTACATCCTCGGCATATCTAGCGGCGCTTCCTTCTTCGCCGCATTCGGACTGATCATTTCATCATCGCTTCTTGCCGCTCTCTCCGTAAACACGCTCGCCTTTATCGGCGCGGCACTTGTGTGCGTAATAGTCGGCTGGCTGGGCTCCAAGGGCGCGCGCATCGTGCCGGAAAGGCTTCTTCTCGCGGGCATAGGCACGGGGTTTATCTTCACGTCCGCGCTGATGCTTCTCTTAAGCGTATCAAGCGACCCTGGCTTACGACGCGCCCTTACATGGATATTCGGCGACCTCTCGGGCTCGGACTGGAACATGCTGCCCTACGCATTCGTCCTGATGGCCGCGGGGCTCGCGATAACGTTTACAAGGCTAAAGGCCCTTGACGCGTTGATCCTCGGCAACGAGCTCTGCCACAGCCTCGGGTTCTCGCCGTCGAAAGAACGGCTGTTATTTTTCGTCGCCGTATCCCTCATGACAGCGGCATCGGTGGCGCTTGGCGGGGTAATAGGGTTTATCGGGCTTCTCGTGCCTCATATCGTGCGGTTTTCCGGACACACGACGTCGAACGCCGTCGTGCCGTACTCCATGGCGCTTGGGGCAGCGCTCCTTACGGTCTCGGACACAGCGGCAAAAACCATAATCGCGCCAACGGAGCTTCCCTCCGGCATAATAACCGTGCTCATAGGGGCGCCGTACTTTCTCTACCTTTTACGAAAGAAGACGATGCTTGGCGACTAA